One Hemiscyllium ocellatum isolate sHemOce1 chromosome 36, sHemOce1.pat.X.cur, whole genome shotgun sequence genomic region harbors:
- the LOC132833369 gene encoding interleukin-8-like: MNSKVTLITLTLFVLYVAATQAASIGRTGMNLRCQCIKTASNFIHPQFMENIEIIPSGPHCENVEIIVTLQSSDRVCLNPKSPWVNKVINRIMSRSKKTKDQ, encoded by the exons ATGAACAGCAAGGTTACTCTCATCACCCTTACTCTCTTTGTACTTTATGTGGCTGCCACACAAG CTGCATCCATTGGAAGAACAGGAATGAACCTGCGCTGTCAGTGTATCAAAACAGCTTCAAACTTCATCCATCCGCAGTTCATGGAGAATATTGAAATCATTCCAAGTGGGCCCCACTGTGAAAACGTGGAGATTAT TGTCACTCTTCAAAGCAGTGATCGGGTTTGTCTGAATCCCAAGTCCCCCTGGGTGAACAAAGTTATTAACAGAATAATGAGTCG TTCCAAGAAGACTAAAGATCAATGA